Proteins encoded by one window of Haliotis asinina isolate JCU_RB_2024 chromosome 6, JCU_Hal_asi_v2, whole genome shotgun sequence:
- the LOC137286661 gene encoding adhesion G protein-coupled receptor L4-like — protein MYMYKSKIVRVKEGVERVMLNSTDAPGDYMCGVTNCTESATLVIIKPNEKVCPEIPDSRGTLWPQTVGNTTLVLLCPEGFLGDVRRVCDVTGEWKELNYITCVREEIAEIEEEVASIADGVVSSKKVRNVLKRLQVATKVNDSSAGDLDKSIDLVGTLATALKKLAPVVVDIATVQSFLNVVDNILSVDTSKEDWQQVKKRNATKASSLMRAVTSIGLAVAASQTVNKPLTINRSTMVVEVAKVKDKDITFPTENFEGVRSSLRLSKENYDVDENVTYVAVYYRTMADFLERSNSGGDDNTTQKEIRSQILSLAVQADGKQLTELNRDVTLNFYHGQVNNAELECGYWNFKKGSWWTDGCNISHINSSFSRCDCDHLTNFAILMSPRRVVSKRNLRILKTISIVGCSLSILGCLVTVLTHACLWRSVRSTKSVILVNLCMALTLAYVVFLAGVERTENKAVCTAVAAILHYLFLAIFCLMFAQGIDIARQAITVSRKTSRLEVVLALAWGNKALIRESIIQFLLHHDKTRRPTRYKGFTMDVTSGVEADSTYHARENLPMN, from the exons ATGTACATGT ACAAATCGAAAATCGTGAGAGTGAAAGAAGGGGTGGAGAGGGTGATGCTGAACTCGACTGATGCACCTGGAGACTACATGTGTGGTGTCACCAATTGCACAGAATCAGCAACGCTTGTCATCATCAAGCCAAATG AAAAGGTGTGTCCTGAAATCCCAGACTCCAGAGGAACATTGTGGCCCCAGACTGTCGGTAATACGACCTTAGTGCTGCTATGCCCTGAGGGGTTTCTAG GTGACGTCCGACgtgtttgtgacgtcactggTGAGTGGAAGGAATTAAACTACATAACCTGCGTGAGAGAGGAGATAGCCGAAATAGAGGAAGAG GTAGCTTCGATCGCCGATGGAGTTGTGTCCAGCAAGAAGGTTAGGAACGTCCTAAAGAGGTTGCAGGTGGCTACCAAGGTCAACGACTCCTCCGCCGGAGATCTCGACAAATCCATTGACCTTGTGGGCACTCTGGCCACTGCACTGAAGAAATTAGCTCCGGTTGTAGTGGACATTGCTACAGTACAG TCCTTTCTTAATGTGGTTGACAACATCCTGTCTGTTGACACCAGCAAAGAGGACTGGCAGCAAGTTAAGAAAAGA AATGCAACAAAGGCGTCGTCTTTGATGAGAGCTGTGACGTCCATTGGTTTGGCAGTTGCAGCATCACAGACGGTGAACAAACCTCTGACTATCAACCGTTCAACCATGG TGGTGGAAGTTGCAAAGGTTAAGGACAAGGATATCACCTTTCCTACAGAAAACTTTGAAGGTGTCAGGAGTTCTTTAAGACTTTCTAAGGAAAACTATGATGTCGATG aaaacGTCACTTACGTTGCAGTCTATTACCGAACCATGGCCGACTTTCTAGAAAGAAGTAACTCTGG TGgagatgacaatacaacacaGAAAGAAATAAGATCTCAGATTCTATCACTTGCTGTCCAGGCTGACGGTAAACAACTTACGGAGCTTAACAGGGATGTAACGCTTAATTTCTACCATGGTCAG GTAAACAATGCAGAACTAGAATGCGGATATTGGAACTTTAAAAAAGG ttcCTGGTGGACGGATGGATGCAATATAAGTCATATAAACAGTTCCTTCTCCAGATGTGATTGTGATCACTTGACCAACTTCGCTATTCTGATGAGTCCAAGACGTGTCGTG TCTAAAAGAAACTTACGAATCCTGAAGACAATCTCCATAGTGGGCTGTTCCTTGTCAATCCTGGGCTGCTTGGTGACAGTACTGACACACGCGTGTTTGTGGAG AAGTGTTCGCTCTACTAAGTCCGTCATCTTGGTGAACCTTTGTATGGCGTTGACCTTGGCATACGTCGTCTTCCTGGCTGGCGTGGAGAGAACGGAAAACAAG GCCGTGTGCACTGCAGTGGCGGCCATTTTGCATTACTTGTTCTTGGCCATCTTTTGTCTGATGTTTGCCCAGGGGATCGACATAGCCAGACAGGCAATAACTGTGTCTAGAAAGACGTCAAGATTGGAGGTTGTTCTCGCTCTGGCCTGGGGTAATAAAGCCTTGATTAGAGAGTCTATTATTCAATTTTTGTTGCATCATGATAAAACACGCAGACCCACTCGTTACAAAGGATTCACCATGGATGTGACGTCAGGCGTTGAAGCTGATTCCACTTACCACGCTAGAGAGAATCTTCCAATGAACTAA